Genomic DNA from Candidatus Binatia bacterium:
CATGATCTTTCAGCAATTCAACATCGTAAAGCGCCTCTCCGTCATCGAGAACGTCTTGTCGGGCGGTTTGGGTTATCAATCGAGCTTGAAGAGCTGCTTGAGGCTGTTCACGCGCGAGGAGCGGCGTCGCGCGCTCGTCAATCTGAAGCGCGTCGGCCTCCTCGAGCACGCCTACAAGCGCGCCGACCAGCTCTCAGGCGGCGAGCAGCAGAGAGTGGCGATCGCGCGCACACTGATGCAGAGTCCCGCGGTCATTCTCGCCGACGAGCCGGTCTCCAGCCTCGATCCCCGGCTTTCGCGCGTGGTGTTGGACATTCTCAAGCGCGTCTGCCGGGAGGACGGCATCACCGCGCTGGTCAGCCTGCACACGCTCGATCTCACGCGCGAGTACGCCGACCGCGTCGTCGGGCTCAAGGAAGGAAAGGTTTTCTTCGACGGCGCCACCAAAGACTTGAGCGACGCGATCGTGGAGAAGGTCTATCAGGACGCCAAAGCCTAAATAGCGTTTTGCGCCGTCGCGGTACCTGGCGGTGAAAATAGTTCCCGAACAATGACGGGCGGCCTGCGTTTGACCGTCGGGACAGAGTAGAGCAGAGTGTCGTCGGTGAGCGCGGTATTTTTCGATCGATCAATCTAGAAGCCTGTCTGGAGGCGTGTCTATGTTACGAACTTTGTCGCCGTTCATGATAGCGATCTTCATGCTACCCGGCGCGGTCTGGGGACAGAGCAAATATAACGCGACACCCGCCTCCACGGTGGAGGCCATCGCCAGGGGTGAGGCGAGAGAGGCGCTGAGTGCCATGGAAGCCAAGGGATTGGAGGCCGAGAAAAATCTGGCTTCGAGCCCGTCTCCTCAACGCTACTGGGTGGAGGCGGCGAATGCGTACCGCGAGGCTGCAAGGGCGGCGCAGAGCCTGGGCCAATTCCAGAAGGCTATTTCTCACGGAAGCAAAGCCCTGGAGATGGCAGAAAAGACGAAAAATCCGGCTCTGCAGGCAGGGGCCATTTATCAACTTCAGCAATCCTACAGGTCTGTGGGAAACCATGCCAAGGCCAGGGAATTGGTAGACGAGGGGATTGAGGTTGCCAAGCAGATCCCGGATGAAGGGACCCGACGGTTCACCCAGGCGAGCTTCTTGAGAGAGTTGGGAATAGATCTCCTGCGTCAGGGAAAAAGAGAAGAAGCGATCCAACATACTTCCGAGTCGCTCAGGCTTTTGGAAGATCACCTGGCTTTTCTCCAGAGCCGAGCGGATGTGCGTCTCAAATTTCCTGAAGCCGTACGACAAACCGAGAACAATCTTGTTTATACGCTCTATCGCCTCGGCTTGGCGTATCAGCGGGCGGG
This window encodes:
- the phnC gene encoding phosphonate ABC transporter ATP-binding protein — its product is MLHHSIHRAMTILEIKDLQKSFGPSTHVLRGVNLKVEQGEFLGVIGLSGSGKSTLLRCINRLIDPTSGEIFVPRSVFDRGADGARIDVVKLDRRQTRLLRRKVGMIFQQFNIVKRLSVIENVLSGGLGYQSSLKSCLRLFTREERRRALVNLKRVGLLEHAYKRADQLSGGEQQRVAIARTLMQSPAVILADEPVSSLDPRLSRVVLDILKRVCREDGITALVSLHTLDLTREYADRVVGLKEGKVFFDGATKDLSDAIVEKVYQDAKA